A region from the Polaribacter sp. Hel1_33_78 genome encodes:
- a CDS encoding XdhC family protein: MIHELKEIINQALANQQKGLKNVLATVVYLKGSSYRKPGVRMLISEDLNTVGAVSGGCVEKEIIHRASSVFLNNQSKIITYDGRYKLGCEGILYVLLEPFFISNAFINTFSDASANRESLKIESYFSKKDEAFGNFGSLITFKNNEQFVFSDTFDFKTKKNINIFTQTLQPNFKLIIIGGEHDAVKLCKIASNLGWQIDVITSIKDSKQIKDFPGANTLIGNTPETIEFSNIEENTAIVIMNHSYVQDLKYAVKLSKYLPKYIGILGAPKRRERLFNELFEFVPDICDEFLETIYTPAGLHIGAQTPEEIALSIVAEILSVIRKKEPFSLRELNGKIHS; the protein is encoded by the coding sequence ATGATTCACGAACTTAAAGAAATTATTAATCAAGCATTAGCCAATCAGCAAAAGGGATTGAAAAATGTCTTGGCTACTGTTGTTTATTTAAAGGGTTCTTCTTATCGAAAACCAGGAGTTAGAATGCTCATTTCTGAGGATTTAAATACTGTAGGAGCTGTAAGTGGTGGCTGTGTAGAAAAAGAAATTATTCACAGAGCGAGCAGTGTTTTTTTAAATAATCAATCAAAAATAATTACCTACGATGGTCGATATAAATTAGGTTGCGAAGGCATTTTATATGTTTTACTTGAACCCTTCTTTATTTCTAATGCTTTTATAAACACTTTTTCTGATGCATCTGCAAATAGAGAATCCTTAAAAATAGAAAGTTATTTTTCAAAAAAAGATGAAGCTTTTGGTAATTTTGGCTCTCTAATAACTTTTAAAAATAACGAGCAATTTGTGTTTTCAGATACTTTTGATTTTAAAACTAAAAAGAATATTAACATTTTCACTCAAACCTTACAACCAAACTTTAAATTAATAATTATTGGAGGTGAGCATGATGCTGTAAAACTATGTAAAATTGCTTCCAATTTAGGATGGCAAATTGACGTAATCACCTCAATAAAAGACAGTAAACAAATCAAAGATTTTCCTGGTGCGAATACCTTAATTGGTAATACTCCTGAAACTATAGAGTTTTCTAACATTGAAGAAAATACTGCTATTGTAATTATGAATCATAGTTATGTGCAAGATTTAAAATATGCTGTAAAACTTTCTAAATATTTACCAAAATATATTGGAATTTTAGGGGCACCAAAAAGAAGAGAACGTTTATTTAATGAACTTTTTGAGTTTGTACCTGATATTTGTGATGAGTTTTTGGAAACTATTTACACACCCGCTGGTTTGCATATTGGTGCCCAAACTCCAGAAGAAATTGCACTTTCTATTGTTGCAGAAATACTCTCTGTCATTAGAAAAAAAGAACCGTTTTCATTAAGAGAATTAAATGGGAAAATTCATAGTTAA
- a CDS encoding acyl-CoA dehydrogenase family protein, producing MNFEYSEKSKELQHKLSAFIEEYIVPVEQEYIAYQSDPNNLWKRWPKTEELKQKAKDIGLWNLFLPKDYGNLSPGLTNLEYASLAEIMGKKIWISEIFNCSAPDTGNMEVLAKYGNDTQKEQWLTPLMKGDIRSAFLMTEPQVASSDATNIETSIILEGDEYVINGRKWWSSGAMDPHCKVAIVMGKTDASKPRHQQQSMVLVPMNTKGLKIVRPLSVLGYLDSPEGHAEIILENVRVPKENLILGEGRGFEIAQGRLGPGRIHHCMRLVGMAQYALELMSKRTLERETFGKKFYEYSSIRHEIAKSQCEIEQARLLTLSAADKMDKLGNKEAKDIIAMIKIVAPNMAQKVIDRAMQILGGKGVGPDTYLPHYFAISRMLRLADGPDEVHMYQLGKSCIKKYGSK from the coding sequence ATGAACTTTGAATATTCAGAAAAATCAAAAGAATTACAGCATAAATTATCTGCTTTCATAGAAGAGTATATCGTTCCTGTAGAGCAAGAATATATTGCATATCAAAGTGATCCTAATAACCTTTGGAAGCGCTGGCCTAAAACAGAAGAACTCAAACAAAAAGCGAAAGATATCGGATTATGGAATCTCTTTTTACCGAAAGATTATGGAAACTTAAGTCCAGGATTAACAAATCTAGAATATGCTTCTTTGGCAGAAATTATGGGGAAAAAAATCTGGATTTCAGAAATTTTTAACTGTTCTGCGCCAGACACAGGTAACATGGAAGTATTAGCAAAATATGGAAATGATACTCAAAAAGAACAATGGTTAACACCTTTAATGAAGGGTGATATACGTTCTGCTTTTTTAATGACAGAGCCTCAAGTAGCGTCTTCAGACGCAACAAATATTGAAACCTCCATTATTTTAGAAGGTGATGAATATGTAATCAACGGCAGAAAATGGTGGTCTTCAGGTGCTATGGATCCTCATTGTAAAGTTGCCATTGTTATGGGTAAAACAGATGCTTCAAAACCGAGACATCAGCAACAAAGTATGGTATTAGTTCCTATGAATACGAAAGGGTTAAAAATTGTAAGACCACTTTCAGTTTTAGGCTATTTAGATTCGCCAGAAGGGCATGCCGAGATTATTTTAGAAAATGTCAGAGTACCAAAAGAAAATTTAATTTTAGGTGAAGGAAGAGGTTTTGAAATTGCTCAAGGAAGATTAGGTCCTGGTCGAATTCATCATTGTATGCGTTTAGTAGGGATGGCTCAATATGCCTTAGAGCTTATGTCTAAAAGAACTTTAGAAAGAGAAACGTTCGGGAAAAAATTTTATGAGTACAGTAGTATTCGGCATGAAATAGCAAAATCGCAATGTGAAATAGAGCAAGCGCGTTTACTTACACTTTCAGCTGCTGATAAAATGGATAAATTAGGAAACAAGGAAGCAAAAGATATCATAGCAATGATTAAAATTGTCGCTCCAAATATGGCGCAAAAAGTAATAGATAGAGCGATGCAAATTTTAGGAGGAAAAGGCGTTGGACCAGACACCTATTTACCACATTATTTTGCGATTTCAAGAATGTTACGTTTAGCAGACGGTCCAGACGAAGTGCATATGTATCAGCTAGGTAAAAGTTGTATTAAAAAATACGGAAGTAAATAA
- a CDS encoding DUF423 domain-containing protein encodes MAQIALIFGSLFGFTAVIFGAFGAHLLKKKLTLDKLQSFETGVKYQMYHAIVLLVLGFNLDTKKNIDSYIITAFIIGIILFSFSIYGLVISSAKNKKVKFLGPITPLGGLFLVLGWLLMLYKFVV; translated from the coding sequence ATGGCACAGATAGCATTAATTTTTGGTTCTTTATTTGGATTTACGGCTGTAATTTTTGGCGCTTTTGGCGCACATTTATTAAAGAAAAAACTAACGCTAGATAAATTACAAAGTTTCGAAACGGGTGTAAAATACCAAATGTATCATGCCATTGTATTACTTGTTTTAGGTTTTAATTTAGATACAAAGAAGAACATTGATAGCTATATAATTACTGCATTTATCATTGGCATTATACTGTTTTCTTTCTCTATTTATGGATTGGTAATTTCATCTGCAAAAAATAAAAAAGTAAAATTCTTAGGACCAATTACACCTTTAGGAGGTTTGTTTCTTGTGTTAGGTTGGCTACTTATGCTTTATAAATTTGTAGTTTAA
- a CDS encoding nucleotidyltransferase family protein, whose translation MKNIAVLILAAGKSSRMHSIKQLEKINNKTLLDITLEKAKRISPTATFCVLGANSDQIKQGITIENIELIENNNFEDGLSSSIISGIQYFRKQQLNFDGVFILLADQPAIKLWYLEAMLNLFQENKNLIIASNYGVKLGVPAIIPEKYFNDLLLIKGDQGAKIFINKRKSEVLCPKSTTNFFDIDTKEDLQLFKKSILNS comes from the coding sequence ATGAAAAATATTGCTGTTTTAATATTAGCTGCTGGAAAATCATCAAGAATGCACAGCATAAAACAGTTAGAAAAAATCAATAACAAAACGCTTTTAGACATTACTTTAGAGAAAGCAAAAAGGATTTCTCCTACTGCTACTTTCTGTGTTTTAGGCGCCAATTCTGATCAAATAAAACAAGGTATCACGATAGAAAATATTGAGCTTATTGAAAACAACAACTTTGAAGATGGCTTGAGTTCAAGCATCATTTCTGGAATTCAATATTTTAGAAAACAACAATTAAATTTCGATGGTGTTTTTATTTTGTTGGCGGATCAACCTGCAATTAAACTCTGGTATTTAGAAGCTATGCTGAATTTATTTCAAGAAAATAAAAACCTAATTATTGCATCAAATTATGGAGTAAAACTGGGTGTTCCTGCTATTATTCCAGAGAAATATTTTAACGATTTACTATTGATAAAAGGAGATCAAGGAGCTAAAATTTTTATCAATAAAAGGAAAAGTGAAGTTCTTTGTCCAAAATCAACCACAAACTTCTTTGATATAGATACAAAAGAAGACTTGCAGCTCTTTAAAAAATCAATTTTAAATAGTTAA
- a CDS encoding metallophosphoesterase: protein MKLIKNLFFLIIVLMISACASMKMQVAENQNLEYKKDSSKLIHSFYLIGDAGNSTLTKDAPALRYLKEKIKGAPKKSTLLFLGDNVYESGIPKKSSKKYPLAQRRITAQTEVAEKFKGKSIFIPGNHDWYNGLKGLKREEKLVENVLGKNSFFPQNGCPLAKVEISKDIVLIIIDTHWYLTNWDNHPTINDKCEIKTRTKFFDEFEGLIKKARGKTTIVAMHHPMFTNGSHGGKHSFSSHMSPLPILGTIKNLIRETSGISNADIQNKKYNALKKRIVTLSQENDKTIFVSGHDHNLQYIVQDNIPQIVSGSGSKTMATKLSKGAKFTYAAQGFAKLDIYKNGASEVSFYAINDSKIVYKTQVLSANEKKTFTTFPKNRITEKKASIYTKEEITKSKTYRFLWGERYRKYFGTEVKAPTVNLDTLFGGLKPVRKGGGHQSKSLRLKDKKGREYVMRALRKNAVQYLQAVAFKDQYIEGQFDGTATENLLSDVFTGSHPYAPFTIGKLSDAVGVYHTNPVLYYIPKQNSLGHFNDEFGDELYMIEERAASGHGDKASFGFANKVISTDDLLKKINKNDTHILDEEAYIKARLFDMLIGDWDRHEDQWRWAVFKEKKKTIYRPIPRDRDQAFSIFGDGALLNTVTKIVPALRLMQSYSDELKSPKWFNLEPYPLDMVLISKSDKNIWNNQVKLIQNNISDAVIEDAFTNFPEEVKDETILEIKRKLQGRRSNLQKISDSYFKHINKFQIIRGTQKNDWFDIERLENGKTKITVYTIKKGAKHRMFHQRIYNTSETKEIWIYGLDGEDNFIVKGEEKDPIKVRIIGGQNNDTYKILNGKNVIMYDYKSKKNSFQTKNGKKKLTDDYNINVYDYKKLKNSQNVFTPTVGFNPDDGVKIGFANIYTAYGFERNPFTSQHLISGAYYFATNGFELNYSSEIANVFSHWNLGINATFTSPNYSINYFGLGNNSINLEANDLKEEDYNRVKISKFFTGTFIHWKGDLDAKIKLGVKYQQIKIDNTINRFINTDFTANNDIFEKQEFINTEASYRYENLDNIAFPTMGMKTELVAGYTSNLNNNNNFGYLIPSISFDYKLISSGQLVFATKLKSHFTFGDSYEFYQAANIGGNDGLRGYRNQRFTGKNSFYHNSDIRLNLRRFKTSLLPLNIGIFGGFDYGTVWGQQDDLVKSTKFNTSLGGGVFFNAANMMSGNISAFNSNDGLRIALTFGFAF from the coding sequence ATGAAACTAATCAAAAATTTATTCTTTCTTATAATAGTTCTAATGATTTCTGCCTGTGCATCAATGAAAATGCAGGTTGCAGAAAACCAAAACCTAGAATATAAAAAAGATAGTTCTAAATTGATCCACTCGTTTTACTTAATTGGTGATGCTGGCAATTCAACTTTAACTAAAGACGCTCCTGCTTTACGTTATTTAAAAGAAAAAATTAAAGGAGCCCCTAAAAAGTCAACACTTCTTTTTTTAGGAGACAATGTGTATGAAAGTGGAATTCCGAAGAAAAGTTCTAAAAAATATCCTTTAGCGCAAAGAAGAATTACAGCGCAGACTGAAGTTGCTGAAAAATTTAAAGGAAAATCAATTTTTATTCCAGGAAACCATGATTGGTATAATGGTTTAAAAGGTTTAAAACGAGAAGAAAAATTAGTTGAAAATGTATTGGGTAAAAATTCTTTTTTTCCTCAAAATGGATGTCCTTTAGCAAAAGTTGAAATTTCTAAAGATATAGTTTTAATTATTATCGATACACATTGGTATTTAACAAACTGGGACAATCATCCAACAATAAATGATAAATGTGAAATTAAAACTAGAACAAAATTTTTTGATGAATTTGAAGGTTTAATAAAAAAAGCAAGGGGTAAAACAACCATTGTAGCAATGCATCATCCGATGTTTACAAATGGTTCTCATGGAGGCAAACACTCTTTTTCAAGCCATATGAGTCCTTTACCAATTTTAGGAACTATCAAAAATTTAATTCGAGAAACCTCTGGGATTTCAAATGCAGACATCCAAAATAAAAAATACAATGCACTTAAAAAACGTATCGTAACACTTTCTCAAGAAAATGACAAAACCATTTTTGTTTCTGGTCATGACCACAATTTACAATACATAGTCCAAGATAATATTCCTCAAATTGTAAGTGGTTCTGGCTCAAAAACAATGGCTACAAAATTGTCTAAAGGAGCAAAATTTACATATGCGGCTCAAGGTTTTGCAAAGTTAGACATTTATAAGAATGGGGCATCAGAAGTAAGTTTTTATGCTATAAATGACAGTAAAATTGTGTATAAAACTCAAGTACTCTCAGCCAATGAAAAAAAGACTTTTACAACGTTTCCAAAAAATAGAATTACAGAAAAAAAAGCCTCTATTTATACTAAAGAAGAAATCACAAAGAGCAAAACATATCGTTTTTTATGGGGTGAACGTTATCGAAAATATTTTGGGACAGAAGTAAAAGCCCCAACAGTAAATTTAGATACGCTTTTTGGCGGGTTAAAACCTGTTAGAAAAGGTGGAGGACATCAATCTAAATCATTAAGATTAAAGGACAAAAAAGGACGCGAATATGTGATGCGTGCCTTACGAAAGAATGCTGTACAATATTTGCAAGCTGTCGCTTTTAAAGATCAATATATTGAGGGACAATTTGATGGCACCGCCACTGAAAATTTATTATCTGATGTTTTTACAGGCTCACATCCTTATGCACCCTTTACCATCGGAAAACTGTCTGACGCAGTAGGTGTTTATCACACAAATCCTGTTTTATATTACATACCAAAACAAAATAGTTTAGGACATTTTAATGATGAATTTGGTGATGAATTGTACATGATTGAAGAACGTGCTGCTTCTGGTCATGGAGACAAAGCTAGTTTTGGTTTTGCGAACAAAGTAATTAGTACAGATGATTTATTAAAAAAAATAAACAAAAACGATACTCATATTTTAGATGAAGAAGCCTATATAAAAGCCCGCTTATTTGACATGTTAATTGGAGATTGGGATAGACATGAAGATCAATGGAGATGGGCCGTATTTAAAGAAAAAAAGAAAACTATTTATAGACCGATTCCTAGAGATAGAGATCAAGCATTTTCTATTTTTGGTGATGGTGCTTTGTTAAATACAGTGACTAAAATAGTGCCTGCATTGCGTTTAATGCAGTCTTATTCAGATGAATTAAAAAGCCCTAAATGGTTTAATTTAGAACCTTATCCTTTAGACATGGTTTTAATTTCAAAATCCGATAAAAATATTTGGAATAACCAAGTGAAATTAATTCAAAATAATATCTCAGATGCTGTTATAGAGGATGCTTTTACTAATTTTCCTGAAGAAGTTAAGGATGAAACTATATTAGAAATAAAAAGAAAATTACAAGGGAGAAGAAGTAATTTACAGAAAATTTCTGACTCTTATTTTAAACATATAAACAAATTTCAAATTATTAGAGGTACTCAAAAAAATGATTGGTTTGATATTGAGAGATTGGAAAATGGAAAAACAAAAATTACAGTCTACACCATAAAAAAAGGTGCTAAACATAGGATGTTTCATCAGCGAATTTATAATACATCTGAAACGAAAGAAATTTGGATTTATGGTTTAGACGGCGAAGATAATTTCATAGTAAAAGGTGAAGAAAAAGACCCTATTAAAGTAAGAATTATAGGCGGCCAAAATAATGATACATACAAAATCTTAAATGGAAAAAATGTAATTATGTATGATTATAAATCGAAGAAAAACAGCTTTCAAACTAAAAATGGAAAAAAGAAATTAACGGATGATTATAATATAAATGTGTACGATTATAAAAAGTTAAAGAATAGCCAAAACGTATTTACACCAACAGTTGGTTTTAATCCTGATGATGGCGTAAAAATTGGATTTGCAAACATTTATACAGCTTATGGTTTTGAAAGAAATCCTTTTACTTCGCAACACTTAATTTCAGGTGCTTACTATTTTGCGACAAATGGTTTTGAGCTTAATTACTCTTCTGAAATTGCAAACGTATTTAGCCACTGGAACCTTGGTATAAATGCTACTTTTACCAGTCCTAATTACTCCATTAATTATTTTGGGTTAGGCAACAACTCTATTAATCTTGAAGCCAATGATTTAAAAGAAGAAGATTATAACCGAGTGAAAATTAGTAAATTCTTTACGGGTACTTTTATTCATTGGAAGGGCGATTTAGATGCAAAAATTAAACTTGGTGTTAAATATCAACAAATTAAAATAGACAATACAATTAACCGGTTTATAAATACTGATTTTACTGCAAATAATGATATTTTCGAAAAGCAAGAGTTTATAAATACCGAAGCAAGTTATCGTTATGAGAATTTAGATAATATTGCTTTTCCAACAATGGGTATGAAAACTGAATTAGTAGCTGGATATACATCAAACTTAAATAATAACAACAATTTTGGATACCTTATTCCTTCAATTTCTTTTGATTACAAATTAATTTCTAGCGGGCAATTAGTGTTCGCAACAAAATTGAAAAGTCATTTTACCTTTGGTGATTCTTATGAATTTTATCAAGCAGCAAACATTGGCGGTAATGATGGCTTAAGAGGATATAGAAATCAGCGTTTTACAGGCAAAAATTCATTTTATCACAATTCTGATATTCGTTTAAATTTAAGGCGATTTAAAACGAGTTTATTACCTTTAAACATTGGTATATTTGGTGGATTTGATTATGGAACTGTTTGGGGGCAACAAGACGACCTAGTTAAAAGCACGAAATTTAATACTTCCCTAGGAGGAGGAGTATTCTTTAACGCTGCAAACATGATGTCTGGGAATATTTCCGCTTTTAATAGTAATGATGGACTAAGAATCGCACTTACATTCGGATTTGCATTTTAA
- a CDS encoding TPM domain-containing protein, protein MSKVEAFLTHEEEQEIISAIRIAEKNTSGEIRVHIEASSEKEHYERSLEVFHLLKMDNTKDANAVLIYVAVNDKKFVIYGDKGIDKVVPKEFWNSTKDVMQNHFKNGDFKHGIVDGVLKAGEELQEHFPWKADDENELSNDISKG, encoded by the coding sequence ATGTCTAAAGTAGAAGCATTTCTTACTCATGAAGAAGAACAAGAAATTATTTCTGCTATCAGAATTGCAGAGAAAAATACTTCTGGTGAAATACGTGTTCACATTGAAGCTTCATCAGAAAAAGAGCATTATGAACGTTCATTAGAAGTATTTCATCTGTTAAAAATGGACAACACAAAAGATGCCAATGCAGTCTTAATTTATGTGGCTGTAAATGATAAAAAGTTTGTGATTTATGGTGATAAAGGTATTGATAAAGTTGTGCCAAAAGAGTTTTGGAATTCTACCAAAGATGTAATGCAAAATCATTTTAAAAATGGTGATTTTAAACATGGAATTGTGGATGGAGTTTTAAAAGCAGGAGAAGAATTACAAGAACACTTCCCATGGAAAGCTGACGATGAAAATGAACTTTCTAATGATATTTCTAAAGGATGA
- a CDS encoding SDR family NAD(P)-dependent oxidoreductase — MEVKNKIVIITGAGSGIGKATAIHFAKYGAIVVVSDIDLESAKKVAEEIVTNGGTSRPIKANVAKFEEVENLINKTVEEFGRLDVIVNNAGIGPNLLRTHESSLKDWDRVIAVNQTGVFYCMKLALVQFLKQGAGNIVNIASLAGLKASPNNISYSASKFAVVGMTKSAAMEYATKNIRVNAVCPGYTESALLDQLIAAKPEMDAILRSVIPMKRYGKAEEIAEAAVWLASDNTKFMTGQTITLDGGTSL; from the coding sequence ATGGAAGTAAAAAATAAAATAGTAATCATTACAGGGGCAGGTTCAGGAATAGGAAAAGCAACAGCAATTCATTTTGCAAAATATGGTGCAATCGTAGTAGTTTCTGATATTGATTTAGAAAGTGCAAAAAAAGTTGCGGAAGAAATTGTAACAAATGGAGGCACATCTCGTCCTATAAAAGCAAATGTCGCAAAGTTTGAAGAAGTCGAAAATTTAATAAATAAAACTGTTGAAGAATTTGGGCGATTGGATGTAATTGTAAATAACGCTGGTATTGGACCAAATTTATTAAGAACACATGAATCCTCTTTAAAAGATTGGGATAGGGTGATTGCTGTAAATCAAACAGGTGTTTTTTATTGTATGAAGTTGGCATTGGTGCAATTTTTAAAACAAGGAGCAGGTAATATTGTAAATATTGCTTCTTTAGCAGGTTTAAAGGCATCTCCGAATAATATAAGTTATAGCGCGAGTAAATTTGCAGTAGTAGGAATGACAAAATCTGCTGCGATGGAGTATGCGACTAAAAATATTAGAGTGAATGCAGTGTGTCCTGGGTATACAGAATCTGCCTTATTAGACCAACTAATAGCAGCAAAACCTGAAATGGATGCAATTTTGAGAAGTGTAATCCCTATGAAACGCTATGGGAAAGCAGAAGAAATTGCTGAAGCTGCAGTTTGGTTAGCATCAGATAATACAAAATTTATGACAGGACAAACGATTACTTTAGACGGAGGAACATCCCTTTAA
- a CDS encoding phosphotransferase family protein produces MGIQKVRKGEELNEVLLKKYLQENGLINSVVSELSIQQFTHGYSNLTYLLEIENKEFVLRKPPIGAIKRGHDMRREFKVQSALYKAFSKVPKMYGFSDDEAILGSDFYIMEKVEGVILNYKEAQNRNIPEADYKTIANSWLDTLVELHNVDYKNVGLGDLGKPEGYVERQVSNWGKQYLKAKTDDFPEAEIIMKWMKLHQPTAYDHCLIHNDFKYDNVVFKDDSWQEISAVLDWEMATLGDPLMDLGTSLGYWTVASDHDFIKQGIPSPTVFVGNPIRSEIAKMYAKKSGRNIDNLIFYYVFGLFKIAVIAQQIYFRYSKGWTTDPRFSKLNKAAELCCKLALKAIKTKSVD; encoded by the coding sequence ATGGGGATTCAAAAAGTAAGAAAAGGAGAAGAATTAAATGAAGTTTTATTGAAGAAGTACCTTCAAGAAAATGGATTAATTAACTCTGTGGTAAGTGAATTATCCATACAACAATTCACACACGGATATTCTAACCTAACCTATTTGCTTGAGATTGAAAATAAAGAATTTGTATTAAGAAAACCACCAATTGGAGCGATTAAAAGAGGACATGATATGCGCCGCGAATTCAAGGTGCAAAGTGCTTTGTATAAAGCGTTTTCTAAAGTTCCAAAGATGTATGGGTTTTCTGATGATGAAGCTATCTTAGGCAGTGATTTTTACATAATGGAAAAAGTAGAAGGAGTCATCTTAAATTACAAAGAAGCACAAAACAGAAATATTCCAGAGGCAGACTATAAAACCATCGCAAATTCTTGGTTAGATACGCTAGTAGAATTGCATAATGTAGATTATAAGAATGTTGGTTTAGGCGATTTAGGTAAGCCAGAAGGCTATGTAGAAAGACAAGTTTCTAATTGGGGAAAACAGTATTTAAAAGCAAAGACAGACGATTTTCCAGAGGCAGAAATAATCATGAAATGGATGAAATTACATCAACCAACTGCATATGACCATTGCTTAATACACAATGATTTTAAGTATGATAATGTAGTTTTTAAAGATGATTCTTGGCAGGAAATTTCGGCAGTTTTAGATTGGGAAATGGCCACTTTAGGAGATCCATTAATGGATTTGGGAACATCTCTAGGATATTGGACAGTGGCATCTGATCATGATTTTATAAAACAAGGAATTCCCTCTCCAACTGTTTTTGTAGGAAATCCTATCAGAAGTGAGATTGCAAAAATGTATGCCAAAAAATCAGGGAGAAATATAGATAATTTGATTTTTTACTATGTTTTTGGATTGTTCAAAATAGCTGTAATTGCACAGCAAATATATTTTAGATATTCTAAAGGATGGACAACAGACCCGCGTTTTTCGAAGTTAAATAAAGCTGCAGAATTATGCTGTAAGCTTGCTTTAAAGGCAATTAAAACAAAATCAGTTGATTAA
- a CDS encoding LemA family protein: MKKWLIPVIVIAVIVFGVYNWAKGFNNKAVVFQEDAKTTWSNVESAYQRRNDLIGNLVKTVQGAADFEKETLTQVIEARSKATSTTINANNLTPEKMAQFQQAQAGLSGALSKLLLVVERYPDLKANSNFLELQSQLEGTENRINVARDRFNAGVNNYNKHIKIFPNSLLAGMFNFDEMDRYQANAGSENAPNVNFDFKNKKE, translated from the coding sequence ATGAAAAAATGGTTAATTCCAGTAATTGTTATCGCTGTCATTGTTTTTGGGGTATACAATTGGGCTAAAGGATTCAATAACAAAGCTGTTGTTTTTCAGGAAGATGCAAAAACAACTTGGTCTAATGTAGAAAGTGCTTATCAGCGAAGAAATGATTTAATAGGAAATTTAGTAAAAACAGTTCAAGGAGCAGCAGATTTTGAAAAAGAGACATTAACACAAGTTATTGAAGCTCGTTCCAAAGCAACATCAACAACTATTAATGCAAACAATTTAACCCCTGAAAAGATGGCTCAATTTCAACAAGCTCAGGCAGGATTAAGTGGCGCTTTATCAAAATTATTATTGGTTGTAGAGCGGTATCCTGATTTAAAAGCGAATTCGAATTTTTTAGAATTACAAAGTCAATTAGAAGGTACAGAAAACAGAATTAATGTAGCTAGAGATCGTTTTAATGCTGGCGTAAATAACTATAATAAACATATTAAAATATTTCCTAATTCTTTGTTAGCAGGTATGTTTAATTTTGATGAAATGGATAGATATCAAGCCAATGCAGGTTCAGAAAATGCTCCAAATGTAAACTTCGATTTTAAGAATAAAAAAGAATAA
- a CDS encoding YgcG family protein, which yields MKNLAIGCQLSVIARRIFTFIIFTCALNLFSQGFEIPEKPEFQTSVYDYINLLSTSQKSNLESKLVRYSDSTSTQIVIAIVSSTEGENINYLTANWGEKWGIGDAQKDNGILVLLAKEDRKIAIQNGKGVEYLMTDFQSKRIIERIIIPEFKKEDYYRGLDKGADYIFKTLNGEFKGTRKQESEFDPGIIIFVIIVIVILILLSRGNKNNGKGGKRFRRGSLADIIFDTIILSNAGRGGGFGGSSGGGSSGGFGGGFGGGSFGGGGASGGW from the coding sequence ATGAAAAATTTAGCTATAGGTTGTCAGTTGTCAGTTATTGCTAGGAGAATATTCACCTTTATAATCTTTACGTGTGCTCTAAACCTTTTTTCCCAAGGATTTGAAATTCCTGAAAAGCCAGAGTTTCAAACGAGTGTTTATGATTATATAAATTTATTATCAACTTCACAGAAATCTAATCTTGAGAGTAAGCTTGTTCGCTATTCGGATAGTACTTCTACCCAAATAGTAATTGCTATAGTTTCATCTACGGAAGGAGAAAATATTAATTATTTAACCGCAAATTGGGGAGAAAAATGGGGGATTGGAGATGCACAAAAAGATAATGGAATTTTAGTTCTATTGGCAAAAGAGGATAGAAAAATTGCAATCCAAAATGGAAAAGGAGTTGAATATTTGATGACTGATTTTCAGAGCAAAAGAATTATTGAAAGAATAATTATACCTGAGTTTAAGAAAGAAGATTATTATAGGGGTTTGGATAAAGGGGCGGACTATATTTTTAAGACTTTAAATGGAGAATTTAAAGGAACAAGAAAGCAAGAGTCTGAGTTTGATCCAGGGATTATTATTTTTGTCATCATTGTTATTGTTATTTTAATTTTACTTTCTAGAGGAAATAAAAATAATGGAAAAGGAGGAAAACGTTTTAGAAGAGGTTCTCTTGCAGATATTATTTTTGATACAATTATTTTAAGTAACGCTGGTAGAGGAGGCGGTTTTGGAGGTTCCTCAGGTGGAGGTTCATCGGGCGGTTTTGGCGGCGGTTTTGGCGGTGGAAGCTTTGGTGGTGGCGGTGCTTCAGGCGGTTGGTAA